The nucleotide window TCTGTGGGAGTAATTTACCTTTTCACTCCCACAGATGGGCCGCTTTATTCCACGGCTGGGTGTGCTCTCACAAATTTGGGCTTTATTTTATTGTTAGCAGTGCCTATTTTGCTCTCTATTCTTAGTCGGAGAGTAATATTCATGAAAAAGCGGCCCATGATTGGGCGCGTTAACAGGGTAAACCGGCCCTTCATTGGGAGAGAGCAACCGAAATCTGTCGTTATTTATCCGTTTTCCCAATGATGGGCCGTTATTCTGGCTATATTGATTGCAAGTAGCCCAATATTGGGAGTAATTTACCTTTTCACTCCCACAGATGGGCCGCTTTATTCCACGGCTGGGTGTGCTCTCACAAATTTGGGCTTTATTTTATTGTTAGCAGTGCCTATTTTGCTCTCTATTCTTAGTCGGAGAGTAATATTCATGAAAAAGCGGCCCATGATTGGGAGCGTTAACAGGGTAAACCGGCCCTTCATTGGGAGAGAGCAATTGAAATCCATCGTTATTTATCCGTTTTCCCGATGATGGGCCGTTATTCTGGCTATATTGATTGCAAGTAGCCCAATATTGGGAGTAATTTACCTTTTCGCTCCCACAGATGGGCCGCTTTCTTCCACAGCTGGGGTGTGCTCTCTATGTAGCGTCAATAGCCTTGCCGTATTACTGGTACACCTAAAACTACTGAGCTGGTTTAAGCATTCACAAAAGGTTGAAGAAATCGGAACTCAGCTCTGCCGAAGAGTTATTTTCAACTTCATGATCTTAACTAAAAATTGCACCAAAAGTTGAGATAGTGACACAAAACCATAACAATACAGCAATAGAGTGGTCATAGAAGATGTCATTATTTGATCACAATTTTGCAATTAAAAAATTATTAAATGTAATAATTTGCGTTTAATGTACGTTCCTGATTTTAATAAATTAAAGAAGGAACTTATGACAAAAAATAACTTAACGATTGCTATCATGGCGGCAATGGGCCTGAGTGTCCCAGTTATGGCTTCTGCAGATGTGTTTATCTCAGAATTCATTGAAGGAAGCAGTAATAATAAAGCGATTGAGCTGTATAACAGTGGTGATACTGCAATTGACTTAAGCACATACACACTATCATTTTACTTCAACGGCAATACTGAATCCGGAAATGATATCAGCCTGTCCGATACCCTTGAACCACAAGCAACCTATGTTATTGCGAACAGCAATGCAGTAAGTGCCATCACCGACAAAGGCCAGCTTTTAACTGGCGGGAGTTGGTACAATGGCGACGACGCTATTGTGTTAAGCCAAGAGGGCAACGTTGTTGATAGTTTAGGGCAAATTGGCACCGATCCAGGTTCTTACTGGGAAAGCGACGGCGTGCGCACGCAAGATCGCACATTACGCCGTTTAAACAGCATCACGAGCGGTGACACGACAACGGATGATGCTTACGAGCCGCACACGCAATGGCAAAGTTTTGATAAAGACACCTTTGATGGCTTGGGTAGCCATTTAGATAGCAATCCGGTTGAGCCTCCGCCAACATTAGCTATCGGTGAGTGTGGTGACAGCGCAACATTAATTTCTGCTGTGCAAGGCAACACCGACGAAAGCCCTTTGAAAGGTGAACAAGCGATTATCGAAGCTATCGTTACGGCAAGCTTCCAGGGCGATGAACAGTTAAGTGGATTTTTTGTACAACAGCCTGAAAGTCAGTACGACAACGACCCGGCAACATCTGAGGGTGTTTTTGTATACCATAACGCTGATACGGTCAGTGTCGGCGACAAAGTACGTTTAGTTGCAGAAGTTGACGAGTATTATGGCGCCACCCAACTGGCTACCGTTTCAGACTTTATTTTGTGTGATGAAGGCCTGTCGGTAACGCCAACAACGGTTGAACTCCCGGTTGAATCGCTGAATAACTTAGAAGCCACCGAGGGCATGTTGGTTAGCTTACCGCAAGAGCTCACGGTGACGGAAAACTATGGTTTAGGTCGCTACGGCGAGTTTGTCGTCGCAACAGGACGTCAATTTAATCCAACGCAAATTGCAGAGCCTGGTGAAGCGGCTCAGGCAGTGGCGGAAGCTAATCGCCTGTCACGTATATTGGTTGATGATGGCCGTACCGGTCAAAACCCAGAAATTGTCCCTTACCCTGCACCTGAGCTCAGTGCCATGAACAGCCTTCGCGTGGGTGATAGCGTAACGGGGATCACGGGGGTGATGACTTATGGTTTCTCAGCGTACCGGGTACATCCTACGGTTGCACCACAATTTATTGCCACTAATGCTCGTGATGAAGCGCCGGTCAAAGCAGAAGGTGCGACAGCGCGCGTCGCAAGCTTTAATGTTCTTAACTACTTTAATGGCGACGGCACTGGCGAAGGTTTCCCGACTGAACGTGGGGCAGACAGCTTAGTTGAGCTTGAGCGTCAACAGACGAAATTGGTTACTGCCTTAACGGAACTGGATGCTGACATCATCGGTTTAATCGAAATCGAGAACGATGGTTTTGGTGAGAACAGCGCATTAGCAACCCTTACTAATGCGTTAAGTGATGCTTCGGGCAGCGAATGGCAATACGTCGACATGGGCGGAGACAACGTTGGCACAGACGCAATCACGTCGGCCATTATTTATCGTACCGAGCAGTTCAGTGAAGTAGGCACACCGGCATACACAACCGCTGAACCTTTTGACTATGGTAACCGTGCTCCGGTAGCGCAAAGCTTTACCCACACCGAGAGTGACGAAGAATTCACATTTGTAGTGACACACCTTCGATCGAAAGGAAGTTGTGGTAGCGCCGAGGGCGATGACGTTGATAGCGGCGACGGCCAGGGTTGTTGGAATGCCACTCGAGTAACAGCAGCTAATGAGTTGCTGGCCTGGTTAGATGGCTATCCGACTGGTGTTGAAGACAGTGATACTCTTATCTTGGGTGATATGAATGCCTACACCAAAGAAGATCCTATTGCTGTGTTCACTGATGCTGAGTACACCGATCTGAAAACCTCGATGATGGGTGATGAGCACTACTCGTACATCTACCGTGGAGAATCTGGTAGCCTTGACCACGCCTTTGCCAGTGCGTCGTTGCAAGAAAAAGTTGCTGCTGTTGCAACTTGGGCAATCAATGCCGATGAACCTCCGGTGCTTGACTACAACCTCGAGTATCAATCAGAAACGCAACAGGCAAACTATTATGCGCCGGATGCCTACCGCAGCTCCGATCACGATCCGGTCATCGTTGACCTGACATTCGAGGCGGAAGAGTCTGAAGGGCAACCAGAAGACGAGACACCAACAGTAGAAGAAGACTCGTCGAGCAGTCACTTCAGTTGGTGGTTGTTGTTATTAGTACCGGCTCTGCGTTGGATGCGCCGCCGCTAAAACGATAACGTGTTAAGAAAAAGTCAGAGCGCTATAGGATGTGCTCTGGCTTTTTTTATTTAATGCTGCCGAGAAAATCCCGTGATCAGATCTAAGCGATGCCGCGGGGTAGTTCACAAAGTTAAGATGGGAGGAAGTACCATCTTTAGCATCGAACATATAAAAGATTTACGTGCGGCGTTGAAACGCTACTTAGCAAAACCCCGCGTAAACGCTCGCCCACTCGGGCGGGGAGCAGTCACCGCCTTATGATAAGTTTCGATAAAATCTTTCAAAGTCCGACTACTTAATAACTTGCTGCTTGCTAAGCTGCGAATATAAAAGTGCCAATGACACGCCGCTGAGTGCCCCGCCCAAATGGCCCATCACCGCCACCCGGTCAACACTACTGAAACTTACGATCGGCTCTCCGATAAATGCCTCGATCATCACCTTGCCAATCACCAGCAAGAGTAGCGTCCAGCCAAAAGGTTTACGCTTTAAAATATCTAACGTCGAACCCCAGGCAAAAAAACCATACAACGCGCCCGAAAAGCCGCGGTTCTCGACTACCGTTATAGCGTAAAACGGCGGTTGCGCAAACCAATGTTCAAATAATACCGAACCCAACGCTGTCGCCGCTAGCATCAGCCAAACCGGTGGCGGACTTAAATGCTCATCAAACAATAACCACATCACCAATAGGCCCACCAAACTGGCCAAGTAATGACTCAGCTCAAAATGAACCCACCCGGCTGTTATAGCATCCCACCACTGGCCGTTGTCCCTCTGATAAGCCAAAAACCGGAGTGTCTCGTCCGGCAGTAGCATCAATACACTCAATAAAAGGGCAATGGGAAATAGTGTTAAAGGACCTTGTTTTATCTTTTCTCTCACTTAATTTTAGGCACCCGACATTAATTAAACTTCGGTGACTGCTCCCCGCCCTGC belongs to Idiomarina sp. PL1-037 and includes:
- a CDS encoding ExeM/NucH family extracellular endonuclease → MTKNNLTIAIMAAMGLSVPVMASADVFISEFIEGSSNNKAIELYNSGDTAIDLSTYTLSFYFNGNTESGNDISLSDTLEPQATYVIANSNAVSAITDKGQLLTGGSWYNGDDAIVLSQEGNVVDSLGQIGTDPGSYWESDGVRTQDRTLRRLNSITSGDTTTDDAYEPHTQWQSFDKDTFDGLGSHLDSNPVEPPPTLAIGECGDSATLISAVQGNTDESPLKGEQAIIEAIVTASFQGDEQLSGFFVQQPESQYDNDPATSEGVFVYHNADTVSVGDKVRLVAEVDEYYGATQLATVSDFILCDEGLSVTPTTVELPVESLNNLEATEGMLVSLPQELTVTENYGLGRYGEFVVATGRQFNPTQIAEPGEAAQAVAEANRLSRILVDDGRTGQNPEIVPYPAPELSAMNSLRVGDSVTGITGVMTYGFSAYRVHPTVAPQFIATNARDEAPVKAEGATARVASFNVLNYFNGDGTGEGFPTERGADSLVELERQQTKLVTALTELDADIIGLIEIENDGFGENSALATLTNALSDASGSEWQYVDMGGDNVGTDAITSAIIYRTEQFSEVGTPAYTTAEPFDYGNRAPVAQSFTHTESDEEFTFVVTHLRSKGSCGSAEGDDVDSGDGQGCWNATRVTAANELLAWLDGYPTGVEDSDTLILGDMNAYTKEDPIAVFTDAEYTDLKTSMMGDEHYSYIYRGESGSLDHAFASASLQEKVAAVATWAINADEPPVLDYNLEYQSETQQANYYAPDAYRSSDHDPVIVDLTFEAEESEGQPEDETPTVEEDSSSSHFSWWLLLLVPALRWMRRR
- the rrtA gene encoding rhombosortase, which gives rise to MREKIKQGPLTLFPIALLLSVLMLLPDETLRFLAYQRDNGQWWDAITAGWVHFELSHYLASLVGLLVMWLLFDEHLSPPPVWLMLAATALGSVLFEHWFAQPPFYAITVVENRGFSGALYGFFAWGSTLDILKRKPFGWTLLLLVIGKVMIEAFIGEPIVSFSSVDRVAVMGHLGGALSGVSLALLYSQLSKQQVIK